The following are from one region of the Parabacteroides timonensis genome:
- a CDS encoding plasmid mobilization protein, whose protein sequence is MKENRTKVIRARLSEEEKEQVFRRAKAEGVTLSMYLRKSVLGERITSKADIQTVFELKKIGANLNQLAKHVNSLPVDENIRISLESIEMYIKELKQITDKLI, encoded by the coding sequence ATGAAAGAGAATAGAACTAAAGTTATTCGGGCACGTCTTTCTGAAGAAGAAAAGGAACAGGTTTTCAGACGAGCTAAAGCTGAAGGTGTAACACTTTCTATGTATTTAAGGAAATCTGTTTTAGGTGAAAGGATAACTTCAAAAGCGGATATTCAAACCGTCTTTGAACTGAAAAAAATAGGTGCTAATTTGAATCAACTTGCAAAGCACGTTAACTCTTTACCTGTTGATGAAAACATTCGTATTTCATTGGAAAGTATAGAGATGTACATTAAAGAGTTGAA